In one window of Halomarina pelagica DNA:
- a CDS encoding DUF3830 family protein yields MSQLEFDIEGEVYVADLLKDEAPRSVEALRDFLPLESELMHVRWSGHATWVNIDEIDLPEIPRENHTVYPSRGDILLYPGYRNEQEILVPCGPTCFKSPAGELAGNHVATLDASREELAELEEETLQTGAKRIVIRER; encoded by the coding sequence GTGAGCCAACTAGAGTTCGACATCGAGGGAGAGGTGTACGTAGCTGACCTACTCAAGGACGAAGCGCCGCGATCAGTCGAGGCACTTCGCGACTTCCTGCCGCTCGAATCGGAGTTGATGCACGTCCGCTGGAGTGGTCACGCGACGTGGGTCAACATCGACGAGATCGACCTTCCAGAGATTCCACGCGAGAACCACACTGTGTATCCCTCGCGCGGCGATATCCTGCTCTATCCGGGGTACCGGAACGAACAGGAGATCCTCGTTCCCTGTGGACCGACGTGCTTCAAGAGTCCGGCGGGTGAACTCGCCGGCAACCACGTGGCGACGCTGGACGCGTCACGTGAAGAACTCGCCGAACTGGAGGAGGAGACGCTGCAGACCGGTGCGAAACGGATCGTCATCAGAGAACGTTAA
- the pucL gene encoding factor-independent urate hydroxylase, translated as MTENHSAGERTMNYGKEHVNVYRTYATPLEGVREIPESGFDGKPNTLFGMEVRAQIEGEEFLPSFRDGDNTKVVATDSMKNFILHHAGDYDGATVEGFLHYVGSEFLRTYDQMESVRMSADELAFNERPVPDGDGDFEPSDLVFRVTDNESAFGEFYLTRENGDVVIEEQRSGVTGFELVKVKDNSFVGYVQDEYTTLPERENRTLYISLDIFWTYDEPETALGEDPAAYVPAEQVRDIAQVVFHEKNVNSIQDLIYQVGLRVLERFPQLSQVSFEANNRTWLKVRDDMDGDAKVLREPPRPTGFQQFSMDRSDLEEAGER; from the coding sequence ATGACCGAGAACCACTCCGCGGGCGAGCGGACGATGAACTACGGCAAAGAGCACGTCAACGTCTACCGGACGTACGCGACCCCACTGGAGGGCGTTCGCGAGATACCCGAGTCGGGATTCGACGGCAAGCCGAACACGCTCTTCGGAATGGAGGTGCGCGCCCAGATCGAGGGCGAGGAGTTCCTTCCCTCCTTCCGGGACGGGGACAACACGAAGGTCGTGGCGACGGACTCGATGAAGAACTTCATCCTTCATCACGCCGGCGATTACGACGGCGCGACCGTCGAGGGCTTTCTTCATTACGTCGGATCGGAGTTCCTCCGAACCTACGACCAGATGGAGTCGGTCCGTATGTCGGCCGACGAACTCGCGTTCAACGAACGTCCCGTGCCCGACGGGGACGGTGACTTCGAGCCGAGTGACCTCGTCTTCCGCGTTACCGACAACGAGTCCGCTTTCGGCGAGTTCTACCTCACCCGAGAGAACGGCGACGTCGTCATCGAGGAGCAACGAAGCGGCGTCACCGGCTTCGAACTCGTGAAGGTGAAGGACAACTCATTCGTCGGCTACGTTCAAGACGAGTACACCACCCTACCGGAACGGGAGAACCGGACGCTGTACATCAGCCTCGACATCTTCTGGACGTACGACGAGCCCGAGACGGCGCTGGGCGAGGATCCTGCGGCGTACGTGCCGGCGGAGCAGGTACGGGACATCGCCCAGGTGGTCTTCCACGAGAAGAACGTCAACTCGATCCAAGACCTCATCTACCAGGTCGGGCTTCGGGTGCTCGAGCGGTTCCCGCAACTGTCCCAGGTGAGCTTCGAGGCTAACAACCGTACGTGGCTGAAAGTACGCGACGACATGGACGGCGACGCAAAGGTGCTGCGGGAACCGCCACGGCCGACCGGCTTTCAGCAGTTCTCGATGGACCGCAGCGACCTCGAGGAGGCAGGTGAACGATGA
- the hydA gene encoding dihydropyrimidinase, producing the protein MHDTVIRNGTVVTPEYTFEGDVGIDDGTITSIGRPHELAGEAVQDATGQLVFPGFVDSHVHVNLALGEFTTNDSFAAATAAAARGGTTTIVPFAIPDADESLLDAFERRQAEAAGNAYVDYGLHGCVTRASERALSELPHLIDRGAASIKLFTVYRDRLMLTHGEIRDVFEVVAAHGGLCLVHAEDEAIIAHLIDRQKRHGVLDYSVHGTTHPDVSESTAMWTIADLVGETCCPTFFVHVSTGRARQVLESAQRRNLPLLAETCPHYLTLTEDVYDRRDGERFVCSPPVRDVTSRDALWSMLDDGLLQTVNSDHCGYDTEQKRRHRGDVTRMPNGLPGVETRNTVLYSEGVTTGRLSLSEFVRLTSTNIARMLGLYPRKGSVAIGSDADLVVFDPDAEWTVDGSTLQQASDYSPFDGFEVRGRPRVTLVRGEPIVEEGTLVGAPDHGAFLPTSGVDALDLFSRWPRP; encoded by the coding sequence ATGCACGATACAGTGATTCGTAACGGGACGGTCGTCACTCCCGAATACACCTTCGAAGGTGACGTAGGTATCGACGATGGAACGATCACCTCGATCGGGAGACCCCACGAGTTAGCCGGGGAGGCGGTACAAGACGCGACCGGACAGTTGGTCTTTCCGGGGTTCGTCGATTCACACGTTCACGTGAACCTCGCACTTGGCGAGTTCACGACGAACGATTCGTTCGCGGCCGCGACGGCGGCCGCCGCCCGTGGAGGGACGACGACTATCGTTCCCTTCGCGATACCAGACGCGGACGAGTCGCTCCTCGATGCGTTCGAGCGACGGCAAGCAGAGGCCGCCGGAAACGCCTACGTCGACTACGGGCTACACGGCTGCGTGACGCGCGCTAGTGAGAGGGCGCTCTCTGAATTACCCCATCTCATCGATCGCGGCGCAGCGAGCATCAAGCTCTTCACGGTGTACCGAGATCGGTTGATGCTCACGCACGGCGAGATACGTGATGTCTTCGAGGTGGTCGCTGCCCACGGTGGGCTGTGTCTGGTTCACGCCGAAGACGAAGCGATCATCGCACACCTCATCGATCGGCAAAAACGTCACGGCGTACTCGACTATTCGGTGCATGGGACGACCCATCCAGACGTATCAGAGTCGACAGCGATGTGGACGATCGCCGATCTCGTCGGAGAGACGTGTTGTCCGACCTTCTTCGTCCACGTTAGTACGGGTAGGGCACGACAGGTTCTCGAATCCGCCCAGAGGCGAAACCTCCCTCTGCTCGCGGAGACGTGTCCACACTACCTCACGCTCACGGAGGATGTCTACGATCGAAGGGATGGGGAGCGATTCGTCTGCAGTCCACCAGTTCGCGACGTGACCAGCCGCGACGCCCTCTGGTCGATGCTCGACGACGGCCTCCTCCAGACCGTAAACAGCGATCACTGCGGCTACGATACGGAACAGAAACGCCGACACCGCGGTGACGTTACGCGGATGCCCAACGGGTTGCCCGGGGTCGAGACGCGAAATACCGTCCTCTACTCGGAGGGTGTCACGACGGGGCGATTGTCCCTCAGCGAATTCGTTCGGTTGACGTCGACGAACATCGCCAGGATGCTGGGACTGTACCCACGAAAGGGGTCCGTCGCCATCGGGAGCGACGCGGACCTCGTGGTGTTCGACCCGGACGCCGAGTGGACGGTCGATGGGTCGACGCTGCAGCAGGCATCCGACTACTCGCCGTTCGACGGATTCGAGGTGCGCGGGAGACCGCGAGTGACGCTCGTCCGAGGGGAGCCGATCGTGGAGGAAGGTACTCTCGTCGGGGCCCCCGATCACGGTGCGTTCCTCCCGACCTCCGGCGTGGACGCGCTCGACCTGTTCTCGAGATGGCCCCGTCCCTGA
- a CDS encoding IclR family transcriptional regulator yields the protein MASKKGESPRTLKTVERSAQILGVLETLDGAGVTEVASHLDISKSTTYQYLATLRQQHLVVKEDNQYRLSLKFLLSGEYVRNRNQLYKYGKEEVEALAESTGEYANLFTEQHGMGINLYKVRGSDAVGSGYQTEKLQRPDHLHCTATGKAILALLPEERVDEIIDQHGLPSQTVNTITDRAELKDELEIVRDQGFAYNDEEEVEGLRAVGAAVIDRKKNVLGSLSVAGPTSRLKGERFEDELPETVLSAANLIEVNVNMATHGDSPERS from the coding sequence ATGGCATCCAAAAAGGGCGAATCGCCACGGACGTTGAAAACCGTCGAACGAAGCGCTCAAATTCTCGGCGTCCTCGAAACGCTGGACGGTGCTGGCGTGACCGAGGTTGCCTCTCATTTGGATATCTCAAAAAGCACTACGTATCAATATCTGGCCACACTTCGACAACAACATCTAGTCGTCAAGGAGGACAACCAGTACAGGCTCAGCCTGAAGTTTCTCCTGTCGGGGGAGTACGTCCGGAACCGGAATCAATTGTACAAGTACGGCAAGGAGGAAGTCGAGGCGCTCGCCGAGTCGACCGGCGAGTACGCGAACCTCTTCACCGAACAGCACGGCATGGGAATCAACCTATACAAGGTTCGGGGAAGTGACGCCGTCGGAAGTGGGTATCAGACCGAGAAACTCCAGCGCCCGGACCACCTCCACTGCACCGCGACGGGCAAAGCCATCCTGGCCCTCCTCCCCGAGGAACGTGTCGACGAAATCATTGATCAGCATGGCCTCCCCTCCCAAACTGTCAACACGATCACCGATCGTGCTGAACTCAAAGATGAACTCGAGATCGTTCGTGACCAGGGATTTGCGTACAACGACGAGGAGGAAGTCGAGGGGCTCCGTGCTGTCGGTGCTGCTGTCATCGACCGCAAGAAGAACGTCCTCGGATCGCTGAGCGTCGCCGGTCCGACGAGCCGTCTGAAAGGCGAGCGGTTTGAAGACGAACTTCCCGAGACCGTTCTGAGCGCTGCGAACCTGATCGAAGTGAACGTCAACATGGCCACGCATGGCGACTCACCCGAGAGGAGTTGA
- a CDS encoding XdhC family protein, with translation MTDSDRRAALATVVAVEGSAYRRPGAKAVIEEGGDGTGTITPGCLEDEVAELASEVIESGKPTVVTYDLMDDDDVWGLGVGCNGIIDILLEPLDASFEPVASAYADDEPVAVVTAVESARDDIVVGNRTVVRPDGSTDEGGGLPRSVVDAVADAAADFAVSGKSRSIAVSGEPVTVFVDGVAPLPKLAILGSGYDVGPLVKCGKRNGFRVRIIGFRGGIDLAARFPEADETGTARVTDLRADYTFDERTYAVVMSHNFVDDRFAVAELLKTDVPYLGLMGPRERFEEMLESYDEEQRRTVEANLDRVYTPVGLDLGAGSPHQIATSVVAEALAIHNDRTPDHLRARKGPIHDRVELGQRAEAPGVDRGS, from the coding sequence ATGACCGACAGTGATCGCCGGGCGGCACTGGCGACCGTCGTCGCCGTGGAGGGCAGCGCCTACCGGCGCCCGGGTGCGAAGGCGGTAATCGAGGAAGGAGGCGACGGGACCGGCACCATCACCCCCGGCTGTCTTGAGGATGAGGTTGCGGAGTTGGCGAGCGAGGTGATCGAAAGCGGGAAACCAACCGTCGTCACCTACGACCTGATGGACGACGACGACGTCTGGGGGCTGGGCGTCGGGTGTAACGGGATCATCGACATCCTCCTCGAACCGCTGGACGCCTCGTTCGAACCCGTCGCTTCCGCCTACGCGGACGACGAGCCCGTTGCAGTCGTGACCGCCGTGGAGTCGGCCCGTGACGACATCGTCGTGGGGAATCGGACGGTCGTGCGCCCCGACGGATCGACCGACGAGGGAGGTGGGCTGCCGAGATCCGTCGTCGATGCCGTCGCGGACGCCGCAGCGGACTTCGCGGTGAGCGGAAAGTCGAGATCGATCGCCGTCTCCGGCGAACCGGTCACGGTCTTCGTCGACGGCGTCGCACCGTTGCCAAAGCTCGCGATTCTCGGCTCCGGGTACGACGTGGGCCCACTGGTCAAGTGCGGGAAGCGAAACGGGTTCAGGGTCCGGATTATCGGGTTCCGGGGCGGGATCGATCTCGCGGCGAGGTTCCCCGAGGCCGACGAGACGGGGACTGCGAGGGTGACCGATCTCCGGGCGGACTACACGTTCGACGAGCGGACCTACGCCGTCGTGATGTCGCACAACTTCGTCGACGACCGCTTTGCCGTCGCGGAACTCCTCAAGACGGATGTCCCATATCTGGGTCTGATGGGACCCCGTGAGCGGTTCGAGGAGATGCTCGAGTCGTACGACGAGGAACAGCGACGGACCGTCGAGGCGAACCTCGATCGGGTGTACACGCCGGTCGGCCTCGACCTCGGCGCCGGCTCGCCCCACCAGATCGCCACGAGCGTCGTCGCCGAAGCGCTGGCCATCCACAACGACCGGACGCCAGACCACCTGAGGGCCCGCAAAGGACCGATCCACGATCGCGTCGAACTCGGACAACGAGCCGAGGCCCCCGGGGTGGATCGCGGATCGTGA
- a CDS encoding MFS transporter, whose amino-acid sequence MVEFDQTRIDRSSPMEKGRESPRGLLLGAWLLAVCGSAYLIAPAGILPVLTAELAIGAAAASWIVSVPYAAEAVVGLPAGRVLDRFDAGRVVTAAVVGLLVAIVWGWFAGGEGDYASFLASRFLGGMAFAALWIASIDLVGRSVDPRNEATALGFYTTSGPVGLALGLALAPVVASRVGWLATFPVQGCLLTLSFVAFALVGGTADPPSNDARSGPTVGALADVLGNRRVWSVAAMAFVAYSLLLLFSGWMPSYLATTSDLSLEEGGLLVALVPALGVLSRSGGGLVSDRLMERRRRPIARASFLVVAPATAALLAVNDAVLIVILLVLVGFFVQFGIGVFFSYARDLVPDAVGGTTVAFVSTVGILGSFTAPIVAGTLIEDTGAFDAVFGYAALLAVVGLAFAWIAPEPRDAG is encoded by the coding sequence TTGGTTGAATTCGATCAGACGCGGATCGACCGATCGTCACCCATGGAGAAGGGACGAGAATCCCCGCGGGGACTCCTGCTCGGGGCGTGGCTACTCGCGGTCTGCGGCTCCGCCTACCTGATCGCACCGGCGGGCATCCTCCCAGTGCTGACCGCGGAACTCGCGATCGGTGCGGCCGCCGCGAGCTGGATCGTGAGCGTTCCCTATGCCGCCGAGGCCGTCGTTGGACTACCGGCGGGGCGCGTCCTCGACCGGTTCGACGCCGGCCGCGTCGTGACGGCCGCCGTGGTGGGGCTCCTCGTCGCGATCGTCTGGGGCTGGTTCGCCGGCGGCGAGGGCGATTACGCGTCCTTCCTCGCGTCGCGCTTCCTCGGCGGGATGGCGTTCGCGGCCCTCTGGATCGCGAGCATCGATCTCGTCGGCCGATCGGTGGACCCGCGGAACGAGGCGACCGCGCTCGGGTTCTACACGACGAGCGGCCCGGTCGGTCTCGCGCTCGGCCTCGCGCTCGCTCCGGTCGTCGCGTCCAGAGTCGGTTGGCTCGCGACGTTTCCTGTTCAGGGATGCCTCCTCACGCTCTCGTTCGTCGCGTTCGCGCTCGTCGGCGGAACCGCCGACCCCCCGTCGAACGACGCCCGCTCCGGACCGACGGTCGGGGCACTCGCGGACGTGCTCGGGAATCGGCGCGTGTGGTCGGTCGCCGCCATGGCGTTCGTCGCGTACTCGCTCCTCCTGCTCTTCAGCGGGTGGATGCCGTCCTACCTGGCGACGACCTCCGACCTTTCGCTCGAAGAGGGCGGCCTCCTCGTCGCACTGGTTCCGGCGCTCGGGGTCCTCTCCCGCTCGGGCGGCGGCCTCGTCTCCGATCGCCTCATGGAACGCCGTCGTCGCCCGATCGCTCGCGCCTCGTTCCTCGTCGTCGCGCCGGCCACCGCCGCACTCCTCGCCGTGAACGACGCGGTGCTCATCGTCATCTTGCTCGTGCTCGTCGGCTTCTTCGTCCAGTTCGGCATCGGCGTGTTCTTCAGCTACGCCCGCGACCTCGTCCCAGACGCCGTCGGCGGCACGACCGTCGCGTTCGTCAGTACGGTCGGCATCCTCGGTTCGTTCACGGCTCCGATCGTCGCAGGGACGCTCATCGAGGATACCGGTGCGTTCGACGCGGTCTTCGGCTACGCCGCGTTGCTCGCAGTCGTCGGCCTGGCGTTCGCCTGGATCGCCCCCGAACCGAGGGACGCCGGCTAG
- a CDS encoding Zn-dependent hydrolase, with the protein MSTTEHAHRSVSEERLRDDITTNAEYGAIPTSRGHGRTVLTGTNANRQARQYLLDRLEVAGLDVRIDAVGNVVGRWVSSSADPTASAVACGSHLDSVPEGGIFDGVLGVYSALEAVRALQDTGSDLARPIEVVCFTEEEGGRFSNGLLGSSVASGNRSIKEALALEDDDGVTLETALTDIGFRGTGRVDASAWDAWLELHVEQGERLQETNAAVGIVSAITGTIRCEIEIVGEADHSGSTTMEARTDALTAASELVLEVEATANDVLAEHGDTVVGTVGKLDVSPNAINVVPGRAELGVDIRDVRYASMERIVERVRDCLAGLETERGVEVTFERPYDIAPSQMSDRCIAALEHAVSTVDASSLSLHSGAGHDTMHITDVTDTGMLFAPSKGGFSHSPREWTDWSSCATATRVLTAGLQRLAEA; encoded by the coding sequence ATGAGTACCACGGAGCATGCCCACCGATCCGTGAGTGAGGAGCGTCTCCGCGACGACATCACGACGAACGCGGAGTACGGTGCCATTCCGACCAGTCGTGGTCACGGTCGGACGGTGCTGACCGGCACGAACGCGAACCGGCAGGCACGGCAGTATCTGCTCGACCGACTCGAGGTGGCCGGTCTCGACGTGCGAATCGATGCGGTCGGTAACGTCGTCGGCCGCTGGGTGTCCAGTAGCGCCGACCCCACGGCGTCGGCCGTCGCGTGTGGCAGCCACCTCGACTCCGTCCCCGAGGGCGGCATCTTCGACGGCGTGCTGGGAGTCTACAGCGCGCTGGAAGCCGTCAGGGCGCTACAGGACACCGGCAGTGACCTCGCACGGCCGATAGAAGTCGTCTGCTTCACCGAGGAGGAAGGTGGGCGGTTCTCCAACGGCCTCCTCGGCTCGTCGGTGGCCAGTGGGAACCGGTCGATCAAGGAGGCACTCGCTCTCGAAGATGACGACGGCGTGACGCTCGAGACGGCGCTGACTGACATCGGGTTTCGTGGGACCGGCCGAGTGGACGCGAGCGCGTGGGACGCGTGGCTCGAGCTCCACGTCGAACAGGGCGAGCGACTCCAGGAAACGAACGCCGCCGTCGGAATCGTCTCCGCGATCACGGGGACGATCCGCTGTGAGATCGAAATTGTGGGGGAGGCTGACCACTCGGGATCGACGACGATGGAGGCGCGGACAGACGCGTTGACCGCTGCGAGCGAACTCGTCCTCGAGGTAGAGGCGACGGCGAACGACGTCCTCGCCGAGCACGGCGACACCGTCGTCGGGACGGTCGGGAAACTCGATGTCTCGCCGAACGCGATCAACGTCGTGCCAGGACGGGCGGAACTCGGCGTCGACATCCGCGACGTTCGGTATGCATCGATGGAGCGCATCGTCGAACGGGTCCGCGACTGCCTCGCGGGGCTCGAAACCGAGCGGGGGGTGGAAGTCACGTTCGAGCGACCGTACGATATCGCGCCAAGCCAGATGAGCGACCGGTGTATAGCTGCCCTCGAACACGCGGTTTCGACCGTCGACGCATCGTCGCTGTCGCTGCACTCCGGCGCCGGCCATGACACGATGCACATCACGGACGTCACCGACACCGGGATGCTGTTCGCGCCATCCAAAGGCGGGTTCTCGCACAGCCCCCGCGAGTGGACGGACTGGAGCAGTTGCGCGACGGCGACGCGGGTCCTGACGGCAGGCCTCCAGCGTCTCGCAGAGGCGTGA
- the uraD gene encoding 2-oxo-4-hydroxy-4-carboxy-5-ureidoimidazoline decarboxylase, whose protein sequence is MSVRTITDLNDLDNDAFVDELSDVYEHSPWVAERAVSARPFETVSDLHAEMARIVREAAEAKQLELLRAHPDLGEQTEMTDASEAEQSSAGLDELSPEQYETFQRLNEQYQSRFEFPFIMAVKGASPDEIQAAMEARVDNDETTEFRTALEQVNEIARLRLDDRFREAGDS, encoded by the coding sequence ATGAGCGTACGTACTATCACGGACCTCAACGATCTCGACAACGATGCCTTCGTAGACGAGTTAAGTGACGTGTACGAACACTCGCCGTGGGTGGCTGAGCGTGCCGTGTCGGCGCGGCCGTTCGAGACCGTCTCTGACCTCCATGCGGAAATGGCACGGATCGTCCGGGAGGCCGCCGAGGCGAAACAACTCGAGCTCCTGCGAGCACACCCGGATCTCGGCGAGCAGACGGAGATGACTGACGCCTCGGAAGCGGAACAGTCGTCGGCGGGGCTGGACGAGCTAAGCCCCGAACAGTACGAGACGTTCCAGCGGCTGAACGAGCAGTACCAGAGTCGATTCGAGTTCCCGTTCATCATGGCCGTCAAAGGAGCCTCACCCGACGAAATCCAAGCGGCGATGGAGGCGCGCGTCGATAACGACGAGACCACCGAGTTCCGGACCGCACTGGAGCAGGTCAACGAAATCGCGCGCCTCCGGCTCGACGATCGGTTTCGCGAGGCGGGCGATTCGTAG
- a CDS encoding dihydroorotase, with the protein MVVDTVIEGGRILSGTRSFEGAIAIDDGTIVGLGDPQHLPEADRTLDATGRVVMPGIVDPHVHIDDHVSIDSYETATKAAALGGVTTVIDFAWQGYAAEGSPWDERGTLMEGIERKRERASDALIDYGLHGGILREGADLFDELEEVIDAGVTSFKMYTAYEFGLSNGYINRVLGRLAELDAVGVGHTEDDSVCEAVTERLRAEGRGASSYPESRPDYAEAMAADDLARMARQLGAKYYGIHTSCRKSADALARHQEDGSLIRGETCTHYTTLTGDLHEEMGNLPRIAPPLRRSDDTDALFDYLKRDVLSVVSTDHVAQKRDAKEESEWWEGPFGANGLQTSLPVFHDEAVNERGLSYEFLTRLMSRNPAVTFGLSEKGTLDPGTDADIVIFDPDVEYTISAEDNASKADYSLYEDRTVRGAVETTLVRGVIVADDGEIVGAPGHGEYVERERPDWTP; encoded by the coding sequence ATGGTCGTAGATACTGTTATCGAAGGAGGAAGGATCCTCTCCGGTACACGGTCGTTCGAAGGTGCGATCGCGATCGACGACGGAACGATCGTGGGACTCGGTGATCCACAGCACCTCCCGGAAGCCGACCGGACGCTTGATGCGACGGGAAGGGTCGTCATGCCGGGAATCGTCGACCCGCACGTCCACATCGACGATCACGTCTCTATCGATAGTTACGAGACGGCGACGAAGGCGGCGGCGCTCGGGGGTGTGACGACGGTGATCGATTTCGCCTGGCAGGGTTACGCGGCCGAGGGAAGTCCGTGGGACGAGAGGGGGACGCTCATGGAGGGAATCGAACGAAAGCGAGAGCGAGCCTCCGACGCGTTGATCGACTACGGGCTACACGGAGGCATTCTCAGGGAGGGCGCTGATCTCTTCGACGAACTGGAGGAGGTCATCGACGCCGGGGTCACCTCGTTCAAGATGTATACGGCCTACGAGTTCGGCCTCTCGAACGGATACATCAACCGCGTACTCGGGCGACTCGCGGAACTCGACGCCGTCGGGGTCGGCCACACCGAAGACGACTCCGTCTGTGAGGCAGTGACCGAGAGACTACGAGCGGAGGGACGCGGGGCGAGTAGCTATCCCGAGTCGCGGCCAGACTACGCGGAGGCCATGGCGGCCGACGACCTCGCACGAATGGCTCGCCAGCTCGGGGCGAAGTATTACGGGATTCACACCTCCTGTCGGAAGTCTGCTGATGCACTGGCGCGTCACCAGGAGGACGGCAGCCTGATCCGCGGCGAGACGTGTACACACTACACGACGCTGACCGGAGACCTCCACGAGGAGATGGGGAACCTCCCGCGGATCGCACCACCACTTCGACGCAGCGACGACACCGACGCTCTCTTTGACTATCTCAAACGGGACGTACTGAGCGTCGTCTCGACCGATCACGTCGCACAGAAGCGCGACGCGAAGGAGGAAAGCGAGTGGTGGGAAGGGCCGTTCGGGGCGAACGGCCTGCAGACGAGTCTGCCAGTGTTCCACGACGAAGCCGTGAACGAACGGGGACTGTCGTACGAGTTTCTCACACGCCTCATGAGCCGAAATCCGGCGGTCACGTTCGGTCTCTCGGAGAAGGGGACGCTCGACCCGGGCACCGACGCGGACATCGTGATCTTCGACCCGGATGTCGAGTATACGATATCGGCGGAGGACAACGCCTCGAAAGCGGACTACTCGCTCTACGAGGATCGGACAGTACGAGGCGCAGTCGAGACGACACTCGTCCGTGGTGTCATCGTCGCGGACGACGGCGAAATCGTCGGTGCCCCCGGTCACGGCGAGTACGTCGAGCGCGAGCGCCCGGACTGGACGCCGTAG
- a CDS encoding nucleotidyltransferase family protein: MTDRIGDSGRLPVVDPAEVNGREPVQQGSIAGVVLAAGIGSRFGPENKLLAPLDGTPVVERTVRTVDRGNLSPLVVVLGHEADRVEAALGDVKAETVHNADYEAGQATSVATGIEAVRDRADAALIALGDMPLVAVESIRTLVRAYRVGVGNVLAAAHGGRRGNPVVFDKRYFSALTAIRGDVGGRRLLIESDGSVLVETGDPYVRQDVDTPADLESIATSR, translated from the coding sequence GTGACGGACAGAATCGGTGACAGCGGACGACTGCCGGTCGTGGACCCAGCGGAGGTCAACGGTCGTGAACCTGTCCAGCAGGGATCCATCGCGGGAGTGGTGCTCGCGGCCGGAATCGGGAGCCGCTTCGGCCCGGAGAACAAACTCCTAGCGCCCCTCGACGGGACGCCGGTGGTGGAACGGACTGTCCGGACAGTCGACCGGGGCAACCTCTCGCCGCTCGTGGTCGTGCTCGGCCACGAGGCCGATCGGGTCGAGGCCGCGCTCGGCGATGTCAAGGCTGAGACCGTTCACAACGCGGACTACGAGGCGGGGCAGGCGACGTCCGTCGCGACTGGGATCGAGGCCGTCCGCGATCGGGCGGACGCGGCGCTTATCGCGCTGGGAGACATGCCGTTGGTGGCCGTCGAGTCGATCCGCACCCTCGTCCGTGCCTATCGCGTCGGAGTCGGTAACGTCCTCGCGGCTGCCCACGGGGGACGACGAGGTAATCCGGTGGTGTTCGACAAACGGTACTTCTCGGCCTTGACCGCCATCCGTGGAGACGTGGGGGGACGACGGCTTCTCATCGAGAGCGATGGATCGGTACTCGTGGAGACGGGTGATCCGTACGTCCGCCAGGACGTGGACACGCCCGCCGATCTCGAGTCCATCGCTACCAGCCGGTAA
- the uraH gene encoding hydroxyisourate hydrolase, producing the protein MTAGLTTHVLDTSREGPAEGVEVTLYRLEDDHREQVTAATTNHDGRVDEPLLDADEIETGTFELVFDVGAYYREGPAESSFLDEVPVRFLIDDPTEHYHVPLLLSPGGYTTYRGS; encoded by the coding sequence ATGACTGCCGGCCTGACCACACACGTCCTCGACACGAGCCGCGAGGGACCGGCGGAGGGCGTCGAAGTAACGCTCTATCGCCTTGAGGACGACCACCGCGAGCAGGTCACTGCGGCGACGACGAACCACGACGGACGTGTCGATGAGCCGTTGCTCGACGCCGACGAGATCGAGACCGGGACCTTCGAACTCGTCTTCGACGTGGGTGCCTACTACCGCGAGGGTCCCGCCGAGTCATCGTTCCTCGACGAGGTGCCGGTGCGGTTCCTGATCGACGACCCGACCGAGCACTACCACGTTCCCCTGCTTCTCTCTCCGGGTGGGTACACGACCTACCGCGGGAGCTGA